Sequence from the Heliomicrobium undosum genome:
ATGGAGACCCAATACCAGCGCAACAAAATTCAAGAGGAGTCGCTGCTCTACGAGACGCGCAAGCACAGGGGGGATCTGCCGATCATCGGCGTCAACACCTTCCTCAATCCTAAGGGAACAGAGGTGGAGGAAAACATTGAACTGAGCCGGGCCACCGAGGAAGAGAAACGCCAGCAGATCGACCACCTGCGCGAATTCCAGGAGCGGCATCGGGAGGCGTCCCCCCTCGCATTGGCGCGGTTGAAGGACGTGGTCCGCAGCGGCGGCAACATCTTCGCCGAAATGATGGAGACGGTCCGGGTGGCAAGCCTCGGGCAGATCACGGCGGCCCTCTACGAGGTGGGGGGAAGGTACCGGCGGAATATGTGATTAATCTTAGGGTGTAGAAATAATTAATTAAAATTTCGAAATGGAGAAAACAAGCCATAAAAAAAGACCTCTAGGATGCTACTCACCTTAGATAAAAAGGTGAACCACCCAGAGGTATTTTTTTTACTTATCATCGAATTTTTATGCGGGTTAAATTTGAACCCATGGTTTAGACTTGATACCTTAAGTCATAGGCGTGTAAAAAAAATATTGAATCTCTCTGCATAATACTGATTCGCGATGGTATTTACATGGTAGGAAAGCACAGTAGTTTTAAGTCTAGTTGGGAGAAAAGTAAGACGAGGAGGAACCATTATGATGATTGGGTTTGCCGAGGTTGCTGCATCTATCTCTCAAGTCTCTTCGAAACAAAAAGCAAAAAAAACTCGGAGTAAGCCAGGCCCTAAGAAAAATGTATCTGAACAAAATTGTGTTCTAGGGTGTTACTTTCTAAATCAAGGAGGTCACATCATGGTGATCGAGTTTGCCGGAGTTACATTGTTTATCCCCCTAAAGTCTTCGCGACAAAAAACCAAAAAGCCGCAGAGTAAAACTAACTCAAGAAAATCTAAGACAATAAATGCTTCTGAGTGTTCTTATCAAAAATCTGTTGTTAAAGAGAAAAACATTCAACTATTTCTTAGTTTTAACAATTAAACGAAAGGCAAGCTGAAATCGTTAAAGATTGATATCAGCTTGCCTAAAAATCTTATTTATCTTTGCTGTAAACTTTATAATTCGTGTTGACGAATATGATTTCCGAAAACTCCAGTCAGCCTAAGAAATTAGGCAAATTGACTGGAGTTTTTTTATTTCCGGTGCTCCTTCCACTCCCGGTTGCGCAGCTCGACGCGACGGATCTTGCCGGAGACCGTCTTCGGCAGGGAAGGGACGAACTCGATCGAGCGCGGGTACTTGTAAGGCGCCGTCACCCTTTTTACGTGCTCTTTCAGTTCGTTCGCCAGTTCCTCGGAGGGCATGAAACCGGGGCGGAGCACGACGAAGGCCTTGACCACCTCGCCGCGGACCTCGTCAGGGCTGGAGACGACGGCCGATTCAGCGACGGACTCATGCTCCAGCAGGGCGCTTTCCACCTCGAAGGGGCCGATGCGGTATCCGGCGGAAAGGATCACGTCGTCGGCCCGACCGACGAACCAGAGGTAGCCGTCTTCATCGCGGTAGGCCCGGTCACCCGTGAGGTACCAGTCGCCGCGAAAGACGGAGGCGGTCTTTTCGGGGTCGCGCCAGTATTCTTTGAAAAGCCCCACGGGCCGGTTGGGCTTGACGCGGACGGCGATATCACCCTCCTTGTTCGGTGGCAGGATGTTGCCCTCGTCATCGATCACCTGCACGTCAAAACCGGGCGTCGGCTTGCCCATGGAACCGATGCGCGGCTCGATACAGGGGAAACTGCCGACGAGGAGCACCGATTCGGTCTGGCCGTAACCGTCGCGGATGGTGAGGCCTGTCGCCTCCTTCCAGGTGTCGATGACCTCCGGGTTGAGCGGTTCACCGGCGCCGACACAGTGGCGCAGGTGGGCGAAGCGGTACTGCTTCAGATCCTCCAGCACCAGCATGCGGTAGATGGTCGGTGCGCCGCAAAAGGTGGTGATCGGGTACTGATCGAGCAGTTCCAGCGTCTTCTTCGGGTCGAAGCGGTCGCTGTGGTGGACGAAGACAGCGGCGCCGCAGATCCAGGGGCCGAAGAAGCTGCTCCAGGCGGCTTTCGCCCAGCCTGTGTCACTCAGGTTCCAGTGGAGGTCTTCTGAGCGCAGGTCGAGCCAATAGAAGCCGGTCACGGAATGGCCGATGGGGTAGCTCGTATGGGTATGCAAGGTCATCTTAGGGTAGCCTGTCGTGCCGGAGGTGAAGTAGAGGATGGCGCTGTCATCGGCGGCTGTGTCGGCGGTGGGAAAGACATCCGGCGCTGCCGCTACGGCGGTATCGTAATGGAGCCAGCCTTCCCGGAGACCGCCGATGATGATACGGCTTTTTACGGTCGGGCATTCACTGTAAATCTCATCGACCCGCTGGGCGATCGCATCGGTGGTGATGATGCAGCGCGTGTCGGCGGTCTGCAAGCGGAAGCGGATGTCCTTGGCCGTCAGTTGCATCGTTCCCGGGCTGATCACGGCGCCCATGCGCAAGCAGGCGATGTTGATTACCCACCACTCGACGAGGCGCGGGAGGATGACGACGACCACATCGCCTTTGCCGATCCCCTGATCTCGCAGGATATGGCAAACCCGCTGGGATGCGTCGCTCAGTTCACGGAAGGTTTTTTTTTCTTCGTTCCCATGGTCATCGACCCACCACAAGGCCAGACGGTCGGGGTCGACGGCCCAGCGGTCAATGACATCGCGGGCGAAGTTGTACTTGGCGGGGACTTCCCATTGAAACTCCGCGTAGGTCTGCTCATAATCGGTCATGTTGAAGAACGAGCCAGGCAATGCCGATTCCTCCCCCTGCGCGATATGTTTGCCCCTGCGAAGGATGCAACGAGGAATGAAGCCGGGTTCTCGACAATAGCATGTTTGGGCAGGAATGATCTTTCTCCGTGGAGAATCATCTTCCTGCTAATATTATCCGAATAATTAAAAAATTCTTAAAAACAAGTGATGGAAAACGCTTTTCAGAGGTTCTCCATTCCCGAGGAACCGGTGAGAGGGAGGGATTGGTCAAGCCGTTACAGATGTAGACAGGTGTCTGCTATTATTTTAATTTTCTTAATTTAGAGATTTTTGAAAAAACTCAGGCAGGATTTCCGCTTTTGATTGCGTAGCTATTACGTACACTGGCGTCGCTTACAACGAGAGCTAAAAATGGGGGGAGATTGGTTGCGAGATGTGGTCATCGTCAGCGCTGTCCGCACGCCGTTTGGCAAATTCGGAGGCGCCCTGTCGTCTGTAAAAGCGGTTGAGTTAGGCGCTGCCGCCATTCAGGGGGCGTTGCGGCAATGCGATCTGGCATCCGAGTCGGTCGAGTATGTCACGATGGGACAGGTGCTCCAGGGTGGCGCCGGTCAGATCCCGTCCCGCCAGGCTGCCCGCCTAGCCGGCATCCCCTGGGAAACCCCTTCCCTGACCGTCAACAAGGTCTGCGCCAGCGGCATGATCGCTGTGGCTCTCGTTGCCCGGATGATCGCGGCTGGAGAGATCGATGCGGCCGTCGCCGGCGGGATGGAGAGCATGAGCCAGGCGCCTTATTTCCTGCCGTCGGCCCGCTGGGGACAGCGCATGTTCAACTTCGAGGCCGTCGACCTGATGGTCCATGACGGGCTCTGGTGTCCCTTTTACGACCGCCACATGGCCTTGCACGGCTCCGAAATGGCGGGAGAATATGGTGTCAGCCGGGAAGAGCAGGACGAGTGGGCCTTGCGCAGCCAGCAGCGGGCGGCGGCAGCCATGGAACAGGGCTGGATCGCCGAAGAGATTGTTCCGGTGACGGTTCCGCAGAAAAAGGGCGCTCCGGCGATGATCAGCCGGGACGAGCAGCCCCGCCCCACCACTCGGGAAGGATTGGCGAAACTGGCGCCCATCTTCGATCCAAACGGGACGGTGACCGCCGGCAATGCGCCCAGCGTCAATGACGGCGCCGGCGCGCTGGTCCTGATGAGCCGGGAAAAGGCAGAAGCGATGGGGATTTGTCCCCT
This genomic interval carries:
- a CDS encoding acetyl-CoA C-acetyltransferase yields the protein MRDVVIVSAVRTPFGKFGGALSSVKAVELGAAAIQGALRQCDLASESVEYVTMGQVLQGGAGQIPSRQAARLAGIPWETPSLTVNKVCASGMIAVALVARMIAAGEIDAAVAGGMESMSQAPYFLPSARWGQRMFNFEAVDLMVHDGLWCPFYDRHMALHGSEMAGEYGVSREEQDEWALRSQQRAAAAMEQGWIAEEIVPVTVPQKKGAPAMISRDEQPRPTTREGLAKLAPIFDPNGTVTAGNAPSVNDGAGALVLMSREKAEAMGICPLATLLDHTEVALEARDLASAPGHAINRLLTKTGKTPDQIDRFEVNEAFAAVVLVSQKVAGYDLEKVNVNGGAIAFGHPIGASGARIMATLIHGLRRRGGGVGIAAICSGAAQGDALMVRVD
- a CDS encoding AMP-binding protein encodes the protein MTDYEQTYAEFQWEVPAKYNFARDVIDRWAVDPDRLALWWVDDHGNEEKKTFRELSDASQRVCHILRDQGIGKGDVVVVILPRLVEWWVINIACLRMGAVISPGTMQLTAKDIRFRLQTADTRCIITTDAIAQRVDEIYSECPTVKSRIIIGGLREGWLHYDTAVAAAPDVFPTADTAADDSAILYFTSGTTGYPKMTLHTHTSYPIGHSVTGFYWLDLRSEDLHWNLSDTGWAKAAWSSFFGPWICGAAVFVHHSDRFDPKKTLELLDQYPITTFCGAPTIYRMLVLEDLKQYRFAHLRHCVGAGEPLNPEVIDTWKEATGLTIRDGYGQTESVLLVGSFPCIEPRIGSMGKPTPGFDVQVIDDEGNILPPNKEGDIAVRVKPNRPVGLFKEYWRDPEKTASVFRGDWYLTGDRAYRDEDGYLWFVGRADDVILSAGYRIGPFEVESALLEHESVAESAVVSSPDEVRGEVVKAFVVLRPGFMPSEELANELKEHVKRVTAPYKYPRSIEFVPSLPKTVSGKIRRVELRNREWKEHRK